The Hoplias malabaricus isolate fHopMal1 chromosome X2, fHopMal1.hap1, whole genome shotgun sequence genomic interval CAAAATTCAGTGACTCACTGCTAAGTTATTTGGTGATTTGAATTGATGTTTAAAAAGATTATTTCAGTCACGTACTTTGAGCATTTTTATGTATATGTAGTGAAGTAAACAAACATCTATGACATTAACCATATAAATGATGCTGTAGATGTTTGATCCCTTGATAAACTGTCAAGTTTTAGTAATGCCAACACCACAAGATAAAAGATTGTATAGGTTCAGaagttaaaagaaataaaaccacAAGGTTTTCTATATCTATGTGCTATTGTGGTTTTATGAATGTGctatttttgattatttttttcagcaGCTTAAATGAGAtgaccattttttaaatataattaaatataattctcTCCTGTAAATATGAACATATTTATTCAGCATGGACCCTGGGTTCTCAATATCTACAACACAGATAATAATCAAAACCACTGGTGAACCTCCACATGTCTTTGGAGTTTTTGATTTTATGTTATAATGGTAAAATAGTGATTAGAACAATTCTTTGGagtctttaaaacaaaaaataataaataaatctgtggagttcccctttaagtgaaattaaatgttaagaaatataatttttgTTCCCCTATAAAGTTacgtttttaaataattaaatgatcaACATGTTTTAATGCCATTTAATTATTATAGCTGCTTTTAATAGGCATTATACTTTCACAAATGAAAGGTGCATTGGAGTAGAACTGCATGTCTTATGCTGTAAAACTGTTGTTTCTCTGATAAATAAATagctgtttattttataaaatttgtcttgttttatttgtttatttatttatttatttattttttttggggggggggtgtttttaAATCAGTACCTAGATTACACACAATCAACATGTATTGTGcaataataacacatttgtGTGTTCAGTAACTCAAGTTGATAACacatttactgtgtttaaaCTAACATAAAACGTCTCTGAGCACACTTGATAAATTTGTTAAAACTTGGTCCAACAATAAGTTCAGCTTATTATGTGCGAAAACAGGAAAGTGCTTTAAAGTTTCAGTGTGAAAAAAGTGTACTTAAATATAGCAGAATGAAAAGAAGGCTGAAACTGAAGACATGATTGAAGATGTTGCCATTGCCTCAGTATATGAGCTGTATTTCTCCCCACTGCCTTCATAGACAATAGGTAGATTTTCCAAAATGGAACCTTACACAGCTTGGTTATCTGTAGTTAAACAGTGAATCGGCAGTCATTCTTCCTCATGATGATGTTAAACAATAATATTCAACAACAGATTTGTGACAGTCTTGTACACGCTAACTTTAGCGAAAGCAGGTACCCCAGGTCTGGAATTTTTGGTGAGCTTCACTCTACATTCTTCTCCAGTTTTAGAGGAAGAAGAGATTCAGAGATTTTCTAATGATTTTCAAGGTAAATAATTTTCTTATAAAACGACAACTACTTAAAGGCAAAGTTAACGATTGGAGTTAAAAAtggtttataaaattcagaaaattttccatttgctagctctccagtctgtttgcatacTTGAAACTGCTCTAGCATGTTTATGAAGCccgtgtctgtaaatgagtaaaaaacactCCATCCGTCTcatccagtatgctaggctttatctccctctcttttttttagacaacagagagaaccccaaatgttgaaaatcatgaatggAAATGAGGATTgctcgattcctgctccataagttagtaatattgacttatctttgctgtttcagatcacttaaggtggaaatgtctccaaacgcGGGAGACGACTACATTAccgaatgtgctacaaaacttaacaactcgagttacaaacgaGATTCAGTGGtcatttaaaaagtgaataaaaatttacaagttaaaattcagccacataaaaaaaaattcatgcaaatattcactcattatctgtaactgctaatcctgttcagggtcgaggtgggtccagagcctacctggaatcattgggcgcaaagcgggaatacaccctggagggggcgccagtctttcacagggcaacacacacacagtcacacaatcacacctacggacacttttgagtcgccaatctacctaccaacgtgtgtttttggactgtggaacgaaacccacgcggacacgaggagaacacaccacactcctcacagacagtcaccgagagcaggaatcaaacccacaacctccaggtccctggagctgtgtgactgtgacaccacctgctgcgccacagtgctgcCCTCAGTCAAACATATCATTCCATATTAAAATACACCCCACAACTGTAGAGGTTTAATTCAATTTCAAGCAATCAGTGATTGAATATATTAATATCTAAATATAAAAAGTTAGAGACTTATTTCTTGTTGAGTTCAGCCTGCTTTAGTTGcttgaaaatgttttcattgaGCCTTTGTGCATGCTGAGTCTTATGGTATCAGTGTTTTCAGTGGTAAAATGGGGACTTCTTGTGATGAGAGTCTTGCCATAATGggtctctccctgtgtctgtgtaccCACCGTCACCTCAGCCTTCTTGTCAAAGTGATGGTGGCTTGTATGAGagtgcagtgtttttttaaCCAGTGCTTGTTGTaccaccaaaaaaacaaaaaagcctcCGCAAGGGCCATATTCTTCACAGACCAAAATGACATCATAAAGGTTGGCAGTTGTGTGAAAAGGGTCACTCCTAGTGATATGATGTCATAATGAAGCCGCACCCACAGGTGTATATATAGGGCCCGTCTTACAgcattttcattatttgaagGAATCATCACCAACTGCTTGCAGAGATGAGTAGAGAGCGTTCACTAAAAGAGAACAGCAGGAGAAAACAGGTAAgaaaaataactttattttattaattatgtttcaTTCTTTTCCAAGAAAGTGTTAACATTAATTGATTTAACAGTTGAAAATATACTTTAAATGGAATTgaagaaaatattaatataaaggtggtaatttttttaatgcatcCGTTTATTTGATGTGGTTGTTTACTTAAACTGGAAGTCTAAATAAAGTGACAGTTTTaaaaggtggaattgtttttaatgtagaGGTCAAAAAATCCTTGCAGTTTTTTAGAGTTTAAGGGTTATTTGAAATGGTACTTTTTTAAGGGCacgtttaaaatgtattgtcttTTTAAGCTGGTGGTATTTAAATGGCAGTATTGGATTGTGGCTATCAAGCAGGATAAGCTAATGTTGCAACAGTGTTAGCAAtatttgacaagccaaattctaATTCTTCCACAAACCTTTCCCCTCTAATTTATTAGACACAAAGAACAAATTAGGAATTTCATGTTCtgttgtctttatatatataagatCTTTTTTGTTTCAGTGCATTGGATTCAGTGCTGAAAGATTAACAGCAGTTTTTATTACATCTGACCTCAacaagttttaaataaattattattgcttttatgttaatgtttttattaagaCTGCCATGTTCAAAAAgctgctgctgtaacttcacATTACACCTTAAAAATCCTGCCACATTTATCTAGGGGTTCCCTAAGTCCCCCTAAGTCAGTCCCTTATGCTGATATAGCTGTGTATTAGGCTCTATATGTATGAGCCTGTGTGTAATTAGTGGTGCAGCCAGACAATTTTCATGGGGTGGCAAATGATACCTTACTTTTCCTATGTGACGTTACTAGTGTTTCTTGATCACTCAGTCGTCAAAACATGGGCAGTTGCCCACAACTGTTCCCTGggcactggggatggctgcccactgctctgggtgtgtgttcacagcccctagttcactagtgtgtgtgtctttgctgccacagacagtttaaatactgaagacacattttgttgtacatataattgtacattattttacattattttaaaattcctgccatttaaaatttaaattaagtgTCTAGGTGAAAGAATGAAGATTTTAGAAGAAATAGATATTGAACAAGGGATGAAATGAAATGGATGAGTGTGATTGATCTCAGACTTCACGTGATGGGTTCTGGTGTGCCCAGGTCTCATGAAATCTCATAGGTTGAAACCACAGtacagcagtttgaaattttGTTCAATGTATTCCAAAAATTCCCACTTTGGAAGCTCGTATTCAGAAACCAACAAAGCATAAGCAATGTAATTGGCTGTAGGTCTATGTTCCTGTGAAGTTTTGTGGCTCTGCCTTCTCTAGGCTCTACTCCTGTCTAGGAGGAGGAGCAATCCAAAAACCGTAAGAagagtaataataaaaagataTGAACAACAGCAAGTTGGCTCTTCCTAGCCAACttaataatcataaaaataacagtcatttggctttgacaagccaaattaaatAAAGCCTGTGTAGATCCTGGTGTTTAGAATGATGTGTGGAATATATTTTCTCTGTTTCAACACTAGGACTCCATCTTTAACAACCTAGATAGAATGGAGCAGATCCAGGAGTCCATCCTAAAACGGATCCAGAGCTCAATCCAGAGTTCAGCACAAGCACTGGATCAGCAGTCCGACAGGAGACTCCTTGGAAGGTTCAGCGAGACGGATCAAATGGGTGTTTTGGATCCCATTCGCCGTCGACCCATGTTGAAGCCTTCCCCACCACTGGAACCACGTCGACAAAAGCTGACGTCTCATTGCAGGGTTCGAATCTCAAATGTGGCTGTTGTGCAGGAGAGCTCCCCCTTTGGGTCGCAGATCCCCTCCATACGCCTCAGCACACAGAGGAAGATATGCAGCAGCATGTCTAATTTCTTTGATCTGGATGTTGATGCACCTTTACTGAGGTATCATTCCCCAGAGCGGCAGGGCCAGCATGTGCAGGCTGAAATAGCAGCTCAGAACGTAAAGCCCATGAGCTTCAGTAGGCATGTCCCACCCAGGCCGCCTACACCAGTAAACCTCGTCTGCCACATGCGACAGAAAAAGGTCTACTATGAACCAGGTAAGTATAAGCATTGGAAAAATGAGTCCTAGATCACTACAGAGCAGAAATGAAGTCAACAGTGGTTTTGTAGCATTCCAGTAAACTGCTCATTGCTAATTAATAGATTTCTAATCTATTAGAAGTTAAAATAGACACAAACCTGAACTTAACCATTACTTATGTAACTTACAGAATATAAAGACATCTTCCAACAGCTAATGCTATCACAACTAATCTTTAGAATAGAAAATGACATGTATATTTTACAACTAATTATAGGAAGCAAGATCCCAAAATGGGAAGGCTTCTCTACACAGAGGAAGAAAGTGTCTGAGTTCATCAGGAAGCAGGAAGAGGAAaggtatttagttttttttgctttaaaacaaaTCCTAGCAGAAAAAACAGAGTTTGTAACGAGACAATGATGTAGTATTTAGGTCACTTTCCACACATTCATCCCtttttaatgtctgttttttAAACAGGAAGAGAAAGTTAAAGCGCTTGAAACTGGTGTATGACGGGGCAGAGCGTAAAGCAAAATTCCTGCTGGCCAAGCTACATCACGACTGCCAGAGAACCATCATGGAGGTGAGACACACACTTCATACATGCGCTGTACAACAGCTTCTGTATTGACAAGAGCCTTGTAAATGAGGTCTAAATAAGAACATTTCCTGATACATGGGCAAGTAGAACTCATGTTCTAAAACAAATATCAGTGAATGAGCTACATATTAAGGCTTGCTCTGTTTCTTCTGTATCCACTAAATCAGGAGGAGATGCAGTTggccaggtctctggagctatACATTTCCCATGCATTTGTCCCTCCACCTGCTTCTGCCAAGCTGGGTAGACAATACTTGACCTATGTGACACCAGGTATGTTCCAGTACTGCAGAACTTTATCCTTAAAGGCTATGAAATTAGATTCAATAACAAATGGTATGGCAACTAATATCAGAAATctgtgttcatgattttaatataCAACAACAGTGAAAGTGAACTGACTAAAATAACAAATGATGTTTCAATAATGACAGGGAGCAAGGTGCCCACATTGAAAAGCCATTTTAGGCAGAGGAAGGCAGAGGAGGCTCGTGTGGAGTCCGCAGCTGTCAGCATTGCAACGAACAAGGCTGCAGTTAGGCAGAGAAGTGTAGCACAGGGTCATGCAGGTCCAGCAGACAAATATGCACCTTCACCTGTGCCTGTTTGGCAGAAGGAGGAAGCAAAGGCCCCTGTGAGGCCTATGGCTGCCCCAAAGGCTCAGCTTAGTGAGGGAATGAGAGATGCTGGAGACTTCTACCCTGATCAGTGAACAGCTCTTGACGTATCCTGATCTGGCACCTGGACAGGCATTTGAACTGTTTCAGAACGAGGAATGGAAGGGCTTTAATCAGCTGGAGCAGAAACAGTCCACTTAGACAAAGCAGAACGAATAAAGATAAGATTCCAAAAGAGACTGGTTGTGTTTTAGAATATCATGTGTTTTGCTGGGAATGTCCTTTATGAGTGTCTGGTGCAGACTCCTGAACTGGGtatgtggttacagacaatggatgaatggtGGTCACACCAGAGTTCTGGGATTGTAGGTTCAATCCCTGCCTGCAAGGTAactcactgtgaggagtgtggcgtgttctccgtCTCCCCACAACAGCAAAAAACTGCTTGGCAAGCAGGCTCAGGACACAGTATAACTTccagaaaatgaatgtgttGCTGGTTTGAAATTCTACATAA includes:
- the LOC136676261 gene encoding uncharacterized protein; translated protein: MLKPSPPLEPRRQKLTSHCRVRISNVAVVQESSPFGSQIPSIRLSTQRKICSSMSNFFDLDVDAPLLRYHSPERQGQHVQAEIAAQNVKPMSFSRHVPPRPPTPVNLVCHMRQKKVYYEPGSKIPKWEGFSTQRKKVSEFIRKQEEERKRKLKRLKLVYDGAERKAKFLLAKLHHDCQRTIMEEEMQLARSLELYISHAFVPPPASAKLGRQYLTYVTPGSKVPTLKSHFRQRKAEEARVESAAVSIATNKAAVRQRSVAQGHAGPADKYAPSPVPVWQKEEAKAPVRPMAAPKAQLSEGMRDAGDFYPDQ